In Erigeron canadensis isolate Cc75 chromosome 1, C_canadensis_v1, whole genome shotgun sequence, a single window of DNA contains:
- the LOC122585212 gene encoding probable polygalacturonase At3g15720 isoform X2, whose amino-acid sequence MGFLMMRLVFLSFWCIALSPRAATATDFDVTTYGAYGDGMTDDSPAFVQAWADLCGDTSEYPTMIIPPNMTFLLSPVVFDGSSCVAPAVNIKLLGSITAPDTLDGWKDCAENRFWLYFTSVQGLTIDGPGQIDGQGSVWWRVQETTDTCQRPSDVDIGHLHIIAPEDSPNTDGIDISASSQITIHDSNIQTGDDCVAINGGVSDMNVTRVLCGPGHGISIGSLGENSEYDTVENVHIQNCNITGTVTGLRIKTVPDGTGYAKAIVFQDIYLVDVLNPIVIDQHYITRSTNDDNSTVPMESALHVSDVQYINIYGSSATTQAVIFNCSDAFTCTDIVTKNVQITGDSIAYCVNVEGNFVDTTPNITCI is encoded by the exons ATG GGTTTCTTGATGATGCGGCTAGTATTTTTGAGCTTTTGGTGCATTGCATTGAGCCCAAGGGCTGCAACTGCAACCGATTTTGATGTAACAACTTATGGTGCATATGGCGACGGGATGACAGATGACTCCCCA GCTTTTGTTCAAGCATGGGCTGATTTATGTGGAGATACTTCAGAATACCCGACAATGATCATACCCCCAAACATGACGTTTTTATTAAGCCCTGTGGTGTTTGACGGTTCATCATGCGTGGCCCCTGCTGTAAATATCAAG CTTTTGGGCAGCATCACTGCACCTGATACACTTGATGGATGGAAAGATTGTGCAGAGAATCGCTTTTGGCTATATTTCACATCAGTGCAAGGACTCACTATTGATGGACCTGGCCAAATTGATGGCCAGGGTTCAGTCTGGTGGAGAGTACAG GAGACAACTGATACTTGTCAGCGACCATCG GATGTGGATATCGGACACCTTCATATAATAGCACCCGAGGACAGTCCAAATACTGATGGGATCGACATCAGTGCTTCATCACAGATTACTATCCACGACTCAAATATTCAAACCG GTGATGATTGTGTGGCTATTAATGGTGGCGTTAGCGATATGAATGTGACACGTGTGTTGTGTGGACCTGGTCATGGCATAAG TATCGGAAGCCTTGGGGAAAACAGTGAATATGATACAGTCGAAAATGTGCATATACAAAACTGTAACATCACAGGAACAGTAACGGGACTTCGAATCAAGACAGTACCG GATGGAACGGGGTATGCTAAGGCGATCGTATTTCAAGACATTTATCTCGTGGATGTTCTAAATCCAATAGTAATAGATCAACATTACATCACACGATCTACAAATGATGATAATTCCACTGTACCAATG GAATCAGCACTACACGTGAGTGACGTGCAGTATATAAACATATACGGGTCATCAGCAACAACGCAAGCGGTTATTTTTAATTGCAGCGATGCATTTACATGTACTGATATTGTGacaaaaaatgttcaaatcacaGGTGACAGTATTGCTTATTGTGTAAACGTCGAAGGAAATTTTGTTGATACTACGCCTAATATTACTTGTATTTAG
- the LOC122585212 gene encoding probable polygalacturonase At3g15720 isoform X1, producing MGFLMMRLVFLSFWCIALSPRAATATDFDVTTYGAYGDGMTDDSPAFVQAWADLCGDTSEYPTMIIPPNMTFLLSPVVFDGSSCVAPAVNIKLLGSITAPDTLDGWKDCAENRFWLYFTSVQGLTIDGPGQIDGQGSVWWRVQETTDTCQRPSALHFHSCKGLRLNGTKHINSPFLHISITNCQDVDIGHLHIIAPEDSPNTDGIDISASSQITIHDSNIQTGDDCVAINGGVSDMNVTRVLCGPGHGISIGSLGENSEYDTVENVHIQNCNITGTVTGLRIKTVPDGTGYAKAIVFQDIYLVDVLNPIVIDQHYITRSTNDDNSTVPMESALHVSDVQYINIYGSSATTQAVIFNCSDAFTCTDIVTKNVQITGDSIAYCVNVEGNFVDTTPNITCI from the exons ATG GGTTTCTTGATGATGCGGCTAGTATTTTTGAGCTTTTGGTGCATTGCATTGAGCCCAAGGGCTGCAACTGCAACCGATTTTGATGTAACAACTTATGGTGCATATGGCGACGGGATGACAGATGACTCCCCA GCTTTTGTTCAAGCATGGGCTGATTTATGTGGAGATACTTCAGAATACCCGACAATGATCATACCCCCAAACATGACGTTTTTATTAAGCCCTGTGGTGTTTGACGGTTCATCATGCGTGGCCCCTGCTGTAAATATCAAG CTTTTGGGCAGCATCACTGCACCTGATACACTTGATGGATGGAAAGATTGTGCAGAGAATCGCTTTTGGCTATATTTCACATCAGTGCAAGGACTCACTATTGATGGACCTGGCCAAATTGATGGCCAGGGTTCAGTCTGGTGGAGAGTACAG GAGACAACTGATACTTGTCAGCGACCATCG GCATTACATTTTCATTCATGCAAGGGCCTTCGGCTGAATGGCACAAAACATATAAACAGCCCATTTCTTCATATTAGCATCACTAATTGCCAGGATGTGGATATCGGACACCTTCATATAATAGCACCCGAGGACAGTCCAAATACTGATGGGATCGACATCAGTGCTTCATCACAGATTACTATCCACGACTCAAATATTCAAACCG GTGATGATTGTGTGGCTATTAATGGTGGCGTTAGCGATATGAATGTGACACGTGTGTTGTGTGGACCTGGTCATGGCATAAG TATCGGAAGCCTTGGGGAAAACAGTGAATATGATACAGTCGAAAATGTGCATATACAAAACTGTAACATCACAGGAACAGTAACGGGACTTCGAATCAAGACAGTACCG GATGGAACGGGGTATGCTAAGGCGATCGTATTTCAAGACATTTATCTCGTGGATGTTCTAAATCCAATAGTAATAGATCAACATTACATCACACGATCTACAAATGATGATAATTCCACTGTACCAATG GAATCAGCACTACACGTGAGTGACGTGCAGTATATAAACATATACGGGTCATCAGCAACAACGCAAGCGGTTATTTTTAATTGCAGCGATGCATTTACATGTACTGATATTGTGacaaaaaatgttcaaatcacaGGTGACAGTATTGCTTATTGTGTAAACGTCGAAGGAAATTTTGTTGATACTACGCCTAATATTACTTGTATTTAG